The genomic window ATTGCGTCAGATTTACTTCAATGCCAAGCATACATGCGTGGCAAATAGGGAGAGGATATTCAGAGCATCAAGACCATGCTTCTCATATGTCTGTTTTATTGAGCAAAAACGGACTGAATTTTCAAGACTCCTTTGCGTGGATAAAACCGGGAGCAAACTATTCTATCAAACGATCATGCCACATCCGAACTAACGGAATATATTATCCTGCCTTTCAATGGGAAACCATTCTAGTTTATCGTACCAGCGGGAATATGCCGCGCATGGATTTACCAGAACAAGACTATATGGCGAAACACCATACAGATGTTTGGCCAATTCATTGGGTTACTCATCAAATGAAAAGATGGGGGCGCCCTTCTGTTTGTCCGGAGGAAATTCCTCGTCGATGCATCTACGCTTATACATCGAAGAAAGACTGGATGCTCGATCCATTTGGGGGATATGGAACAACGATGATAACAGCGGAAAGATATGGGCGGAATTGCCTCCTGATGGAGAAAAATCCGGAATACTGCAAGATTATTATCAATCGGTGGATAAAAGAATTCAATAAAACAGTCAAATGCATTAAAAATATATATTATTAA from Candidatus Omnitrophota bacterium includes these protein-coding regions:
- a CDS encoding site-specific DNA-methyltransferase; protein product: MAITAKINIPRISIIQNGDIFQLGRHRLMCGDSSNLHEFNSLIGKRKIKLVFAGPPYFNQRKYSHWNTYESYLLSMNAVIENCVRFTSMPSIHAWQIGRGYSEHQDHASHMSVLLSKNGLNFQDSFAWIKPGANYSIKRSCHIRTNGIYYPAFQWETILVYRTSGNMPRMDLPEQDYMAKHHTDVWPIHWVTHQMKRWGRPSVCPEEIPRRCIYAYTSKKDWMLDPFGGYGTTMITAERYGRNCLLMEKNPEYCKIIINRWIKEFNKTVKCIKNIYY